Proteins from a genomic interval of Clostridium sp. M62/1:
- a CDS encoding GntR family transcriptional regulator, which produces MGNNFQVNMNEYLPLRDVVFNTLRQAILKGELAPGERLMEIQLAEKLGVSRTPIREAIRKLELEGLVLMIPRRGAEVARISEKSMRDVLEVRRSLEELAIELACQRMTDEEFKELQRAQEAFKSAVEHGSAMEIAETDEAYHDIIYNSTGNMRLVQILNNLREQMYRYRLEYIKDEDKRQILLVEHNKIYRALCSRHVEEAKQAMREHIDNQEITVLKNIKEQEE; this is translated from the coding sequence ATGGGAAATAATTTTCAGGTAAATATGAACGAGTACCTTCCGCTCAGGGATGTGGTATTCAACACGCTCAGGCAGGCGATTCTCAAGGGAGAGCTGGCGCCGGGGGAAAGGCTGATGGAGATCCAGCTGGCGGAAAAGCTGGGGGTGAGCCGTACGCCGATCCGGGAGGCTATCCGCAAGCTGGAGCTGGAGGGGCTTGTGCTGATGATTCCAAGACGCGGGGCGGAGGTGGCCCGCATCTCCGAGAAAAGCATGAGGGACGTATTGGAGGTGCGCCGCTCCCTAGAGGAGCTGGCTATCGAGCTGGCCTGCCAGAGAATGACGGACGAGGAATTTAAGGAGCTTCAGAGAGCTCAGGAGGCCTTCAAGAGCGCCGTAGAACATGGCAGCGCCATGGAGATAGCGGAGACAGACGAGGCATATCACGATATTATCTACAACAGCACAGGAAATATGAGGCTGGTGCAGATTTTAAATAACCTGAGGGAACAGATGTACCGCTACCGTCTGGAATATATTAAGGACGAGGACAAGCGCCAGATCCTCCTTGTGGAGCACAACAAGATTTACAGAGCCCTGTGCTCCCGCCATGTGGAGGAGGCCAAGCAGGCCATGAGGGAACATATCGATAACCAGGAGATCACAGTGCTTAAGAATATAAAGGAGCAGGAAGAATGA
- a CDS encoding efflux RND transporter periplasmic adaptor subunit, producing the protein MKKSKIVIAAVVAVAAVMIVPRFLKPKEEVNSAAVPVVSVANPEIGTIEIYTDLSGSIEPSEMASIIPKAAGEVTEIYVKAGDVVTEGQPICHIDTKMVDTAKNSMDTAAVNLDNANRELERSRVLFESGNLSQQAYEQAQSSAELARLQYDSAKIAYDNQVEYSSITAPIAGKVESVSVEVHDNVSTQNIICVISGEGAKQVNFAVTERVVGGLHVGDTVEIDKNGTVYEGTISEVSTKIDDDTGLFNVKASLTEAQALATGSRVKLSVVSEHADNVLTVPTDAVYYSGGKPNVYTYDNGTVHEVPVEVGIFDAEKTEVISGLTADDQVIVTWSSELYEGSQVELAGADETTGETADETEEQAAE; encoded by the coding sequence ATGAAGAAATCAAAGATTGTTATAGCAGCGGTTGTAGCTGTGGCAGCGGTTATGATTGTTCCTCGGTTTTTAAAGCCGAAGGAGGAGGTAAACTCGGCGGCCGTTCCGGTGGTATCTGTGGCGAATCCGGAGATCGGGACGATTGAAATCTACACGGATCTTTCAGGGAGCATAGAACCCTCTGAGATGGCTTCCATTATTCCGAAGGCTGCCGGAGAGGTAACGGAGATTTACGTGAAGGCCGGGGATGTGGTGACAGAGGGACAGCCTATCTGCCATATTGACACAAAAATGGTGGATACGGCAAAGAACAGTATGGACACGGCTGCGGTGAACCTGGACAATGCGAACAGGGAGCTGGAGCGTTCACGGGTGCTGTTTGAGAGCGGAAATCTTTCCCAGCAGGCCTATGAGCAGGCCCAGAGCAGCGCCGAGCTGGCCAGACTTCAGTACGATTCTGCAAAGATCGCCTACGACAACCAGGTAGAGTACAGCTCTATCACAGCTCCTATTGCGGGAAAAGTGGAGAGCGTGAGTGTGGAGGTTCACGATAATGTGAGCACCCAGAATATTATCTGTGTGATCTCAGGCGAGGGGGCCAAGCAGGTCAACTTCGCTGTGACAGAGAGAGTCGTGGGAGGCCTTCATGTGGGCGACACGGTGGAGATTGACAAAAACGGAACGGTTTATGAGGGAACAATCTCCGAGGTCAGCACAAAGATTGACGATGACACAGGCCTCTTTAATGTAAAGGCTTCTCTGACAGAGGCCCAGGCTCTTGCCACAGGCTCCAGAGTAAAGCTGTCCGTCGTATCAGAGCACGCGGACAATGTGCTGACGGTTCCGACAGATGCCGTTTACTATTCCGGCGGAAAGCCGAATGTGTACACCTATGACAACGGAACGGTACACGAGGTTCCCGTTGAAGTAGGAATTTTTGATGCAGAGAAGACAGAGGTAATTTCCGGCCTTACGGCGGACGATCAGGTGATTGTCACATGGAGCTCGGAGCTTTATGAGGGCTCCCAGGTAGAGCTTGCAGGCGCTGACGAAACCACAGGCGAAACCGCAGACGAAACTGAAGAGCAGGCGGCAGAGTAA
- a CDS encoding aldo/keto reductase, whose translation MTFKELYVSGQIEFEEIDRYISRWNRSDDERTLAKYLGLNAKEEDVWIDESDEALKELLDSYEKVKGTPVTLGRTGIIVNKNGFGALPIQRIGKEEAALLLRKAFDAGVRYFDTARAYSDSEEKIGYALSDVRDQIFIATKTMADTPEKFWKDLEESLLKLKTDYIDIYQFHNPPVCPKPGDETGLYDAMLEAKKQGKIRFIGITNHRIDVAEEAVESGLYDTLQFPFNYLSTERETALAEKCLKKDMGFIAMKGLSGGLLTNAAAVYGYMAQFENVLPIWGVQRESELDEFLHFIEQPPVLDDELKAVIEADRKALAGEFCRGCGYCMPCPAGIEINNCARMSLLLRRSPSAGHLSPEGQEKMKKIEGCLHCGQCRSKCPYGLDTPRLLEENYKDYMEVLAGKPL comes from the coding sequence ATGACATTCAAGGAATTATATGTATCAGGCCAGATTGAGTTTGAGGAGATCGATCGATATATCAGCCGATGGAACCGCTCTGACGATGAGCGGACTCTGGCGAAGTACCTGGGACTTAATGCAAAGGAAGAGGACGTCTGGATCGACGAGAGCGATGAGGCGCTGAAGGAGCTTCTGGATTCCTATGAGAAGGTAAAGGGAACTCCTGTCACCCTTGGAAGGACAGGAATCATTGTCAACAAAAACGGGTTCGGAGCTCTGCCGATCCAGCGTATCGGAAAGGAGGAGGCTGCCCTCCTGCTGAGAAAGGCCTTCGATGCGGGAGTGCGCTACTTCGATACAGCCAGGGCTTACTCAGACAGCGAGGAGAAGATTGGCTATGCCCTGAGCGATGTGAGGGATCAGATCTTTATTGCCACAAAGACTATGGCGGACACTCCGGAGAAATTCTGGAAGGATCTGGAGGAGAGCCTTTTAAAACTAAAGACAGACTACATAGACATCTACCAGTTCCACAATCCGCCTGTCTGTCCGAAGCCGGGGGATGAGACGGGACTTTACGACGCCATGCTTGAGGCAAAGAAGCAGGGGAAGATCCGTTTTATCGGAATCACCAACCACCGGATTGACGTGGCCGAGGAGGCTGTCGAGTCAGGCCTTTACGATACACTTCAGTTCCCCTTCAATTATCTGTCCACAGAGAGGGAGACTGCCCTGGCAGAAAAGTGCCTGAAAAAGGACATGGGCTTTATCGCCATGAAGGGCCTCTCCGGCGGGCTTCTGACAAACGCGGCGGCCGTCTATGGGTACATGGCCCAGTTTGAGAATGTCCTCCCCATCTGGGGTGTGCAGAGGGAGTCGGAGCTTGATGAGTTTCTTCACTTTATTGAGCAGCCTCCGGTTCTGGACGACGAGCTTAAGGCAGTCATCGAGGCGGACAGAAAGGCTCTGGCCGGAGAATTCTGCAGGGGCTGCGGCTACTGCATGCCCTGTCCGGCAGGAATCGAGATCAACAACTGTGCAAGGATGTCCCTTCTCCTTCGCCGCTCTCCGTCTGCGGGACATCTGTCGCCGGAGGGACAGGAGAAGATGAAAAAGATCGAGGGCTGTCTCCACTGCGGACAGTGCAGGAGCAAATGCCCCTACGGCCTTGATACGCCGAGACTTCTGGAGGAAAATTATAAGGACTATATGGAGGTGCTGGCGGGAAAGCCGCTCTAG
- a CDS encoding TetR/AcrR family transcriptional regulator: MPSERFYRLSEEKRKTICEAAIREFARVTMDKVSINQIIKNADISRGSFYTYFEDKWDIVSYIFEDIQEKLIILVKDRARKTGGDIFAVMDCIMQEMLQFCCSRPNFDFLKNIMLHMNSDDMFGGRLSKKKNEEYAKTGEQVERWLYEHADQAKTHFTKFEDFHCLFALGMASVAMAIREIYDGVPLEDARRNYSQRMEILKYGSMRRDVQENPSLRMQNHT, from the coding sequence ATGCCGTCAGAGCGATTTTACCGTCTGTCGGAGGAAAAGAGAAAGACTATCTGCGAGGCTGCAATTCGGGAATTTGCCAGAGTGACCATGGATAAGGTTTCCATTAATCAGATTATCAAGAACGCGGATATTTCCAGAGGCAGCTTTTATACTTACTTTGAGGATAAATGGGATATTGTGTCCTACATTTTTGAGGATATTCAGGAGAAGCTGATTATTCTTGTGAAGGACAGGGCCAGGAAAACAGGGGGAGATATATTCGCCGTGATGGACTGCATTATGCAGGAAATGCTTCAGTTCTGCTGTTCCAGGCCGAATTTCGATTTTCTCAAAAACATCATGCTCCACATGAATTCGGATGATATGTTTGGAGGAAGGCTTTCCAAAAAGAAGAATGAGGAATATGCAAAGACAGGGGAGCAGGTGGAGCGATGGCTGTACGAGCACGCCGATCAGGCAAAGACGCATTTTACGAAATTCGAGGATTTTCACTGCCTGTTTGCGCTGGGAATGGCATCGGTGGCGATGGCCATCAGAGAAATCTACGATGGAGTACCCTTGGAGGATGCCAGGAGAAATTACAGCCAGAGAATGGAGATTCTCAAGTACGGAAGCATGAGGCGTGATGTTCAGGAAAATCCCTCCCTCCGTATGCAGAATCATACATAA
- a CDS encoding GNAT family N-acetyltransferase, translating into MNQTVYSVTLSDDRQALQAAYAAGGAVVGLYGKRTEKESAEIPDEACPDLIPDLSPALYLAERAEDVDEELLRKAVCRRFGLPLEIAVTGRLIIREFRASDSLPAEEKEFSTPELLSSYIACQYRFYECGLWALEERATGKIVGKAGITDGELGYHIYSEYRRRGFGEEACRAILSWAKKEGLDRISVRIKPDNTPSLLLAEKLGFTGDKTEPPLKGDGEGKKEDGEILLHLPL; encoded by the coding sequence ATGAATCAGACGGTTTATTCCGTAACGCTGTCAGATGACAGACAGGCTCTCCAGGCCGCTTATGCGGCAGGGGGAGCCGTTGTTGGTTTATACGGTAAGAGAACTGAGAAGGAGAGTGCAGAAATACCGGATGAAGCCTGCCCGGATCTGATTCCGGATTTGTCCCCTGCCCTCTATCTGGCAGAGCGGGCGGAGGATGTGGACGAGGAGCTTCTCAGAAAAGCTGTCTGCCGCCGCTTCGGGCTGCCCCTCGAGATTGCCGTGACAGGGCGGCTTATTATACGGGAATTCAGGGCCAGTGACAGCCTTCCTGCTGAGGAAAAGGAATTTTCCACGCCGGAGCTGCTCTCCTCCTATATTGCCTGTCAGTACCGCTTCTATGAGTGCGGCCTCTGGGCTCTCGAGGAGAGGGCTACGGGAAAAATCGTGGGAAAGGCAGGGATTACAGACGGAGAGCTGGGGTATCATATCTACTCAGAATACAGGAGACGAGGCTTTGGTGAAGAAGCCTGCCGGGCAATTCTCTCCTGGGCAAAGAAAGAGGGCCTTGACCGCATAAGCGTCAGAATAAAGCCAGACAACACCCCCTCCCTTTTGCTGGCAGAAAAGCTGGGATTTACCGGGGATAAAACAGAGCCCCCCCTGAAAGGAGACGGAGAGGGAAAGAAAGAGGATGGGGAAATCCTTCTCCATCTCCCGCTGTAG
- the ispE gene encoding 4-(cytidine 5'-diphospho)-2-C-methyl-D-erythritol kinase — MIKHLGLKAYGKINLGLDVVRRREDGYHEVRMIMQTVGLYDRIDLFRREKPGIGIETNLYYLPNNENNLAVRAARLLMDEFGITEGIDIRIKKLIPVAAGMAGGSADAAALLFGVNKMFSLGLSMEELMKRGVKLGADVPYCVMRGTALSEGIGEILTPLASVPQCQVLIAKPGVSVSTKFVYENLHVDRLPAEAHPDIDLLTEAIKERNLRKIVSNMGNILETVTIPAHPVIRDIKEKMMDMGAVGAMMSGSGPTVFGLFMSPGKAQAAYEEMRYGSGSAMAKQVYLTRFYNRSTDAGQTGE, encoded by the coding sequence ATGATTAAACATCTGGGACTGAAAGCATATGGGAAGATCAACCTGGGACTCGATGTGGTCAGAAGGCGGGAGGACGGCTACCACGAGGTGCGGATGATTATGCAGACAGTGGGGCTTTATGATCGAATTGATCTGTTTCGGAGGGAAAAACCTGGCATCGGCATTGAGACGAATCTCTACTATCTCCCAAATAATGAAAACAATCTGGCTGTCAGGGCTGCAAGGCTCCTGATGGATGAGTTCGGAATTACCGAGGGGATCGACATCCGCATTAAGAAGCTGATCCCTGTCGCTGCCGGAATGGCCGGAGGAAGTGCGGATGCGGCGGCTCTTCTGTTTGGGGTAAACAAGATGTTTTCCCTGGGACTTTCCATGGAGGAGCTGATGAAGCGCGGCGTGAAGCTGGGGGCGGATGTGCCCTACTGCGTCATGAGGGGAACTGCGCTCTCAGAGGGAATCGGGGAAATTCTGACGCCTCTTGCCTCTGTCCCCCAGTGCCAGGTGCTGATTGCGAAGCCGGGAGTCAGCGTGTCCACGAAGTTTGTCTACGAAAATCTTCACGTGGATCGCCTGCCCGCGGAGGCTCACCCGGATATTGATCTCCTGACAGAGGCGATAAAGGAGAGAAATCTGAGGAAAATCGTCTCCAATATGGGGAATATCCTTGAAACCGTGACGATACCGGCTCATCCGGTGATCCGCGATATTAAGGAAAAAATGATGGATATGGGAGCTGTGGGAGCTATGATGAGCGGAAGCGGCCCGACGGTGTTCGGCCTCTTCATGAGCCCGGGGAAGGCCCAGGCCGCATATGAGGAAATGCGGTACGGTTCAGGGAGCGCCATGGCAAAGCAGGTCTATCTGACCAGATTTTACAACAGGAGTACAGACGCAGGACAGACAGGGGAATGA